A genome region from Natronobeatus ordinarius includes the following:
- a CDS encoding IclR family transcriptional regulator, with product MTKPQSGGIQAIDRTFEIVEALNELEGAGVSELARYVELPKSTVYNHLATLERTGYVVRRDGEYRTGLKFLEAGELARDQHKLYTIGRSEVDKLAEKTGEISGLMTEEHGTGVVIYRSRGSEAALIDTHIGDRIPLHCTALGKAILAFLPESQCSSIVDDGDLETFTPSTITDPTTLHDELEDVRANKIAFDDEERLNGLRSVAAPILDGSGSVIGAISVAGPTHRMRGERFRTEFPELALGVANVIELNLQHS from the coding sequence ATGACGAAGCCACAGTCGGGCGGAATCCAGGCGATCGACCGAACGTTCGAGATCGTCGAAGCCCTGAACGAACTCGAGGGTGCAGGCGTCTCGGAACTGGCGAGGTACGTCGAGTTACCGAAGAGCACAGTGTACAATCACCTCGCCACGCTCGAGCGGACGGGGTACGTGGTTCGTCGTGACGGCGAGTACCGAACCGGGTTGAAGTTCCTCGAGGCCGGCGAGCTCGCCCGCGATCAACACAAGCTGTACACGATCGGCCGCTCCGAGGTCGACAAGCTCGCCGAAAAAACCGGCGAGATCTCCGGGCTCATGACCGAAGAACACGGGACGGGCGTCGTCATCTACCGTAGTCGAGGGTCGGAGGCGGCGCTCATCGACACCCACATCGGCGACCGGATTCCGCTCCACTGCACGGCCCTGGGGAAGGCCATCCTGGCGTTCCTGCCCGAATCGCAGTGTTCGTCGATCGTCGACGACGGCGATCTGGAGACGTTCACTCCCAGTACGATCACGGACCCGACGACGCTCCACGACGAACTCGAGGACGTCAGAGCGAACAAAATCGCCTTCGACGACGAGGAGCGTCTGAACGGGCTGCGAAGCGTCGCCGCACCGATCCTCGACGGTTCGGGCTCCGTAATCGGCGCCATCAGCGTCGCCGGCCCGACCCACCGGATGCGAGGTGAGCGCTTCCGCACCGAGTTCCCGGAACTCGCACTCGGCGTGGCTAACGTGATCGAACTGAACCTCCAACACTCCTGA
- a CDS encoding DUF4397 domain-containing protein, whose product MPPSRRSTLKALGAAGGLAAMSSTVLATGEYEDDEREPKDVPDERDEYEDALDRIPESAVRVAHFSPDAPDVDVYLDGELVLSEFAYEEVSPYLEIEPGTYTVTITAAGDPDTVAFEGDVWFGRAFYTVAAIGELGAETFRPLVLVDASAVLVRLVHASPDAPAVDIYVNDGETPIIENVSFGQATDYVSLPAGTYTVDVRPAGDPETTVFSFEATLERGTVATAYAVGYLEPPEGLEDRAFDVQVVPDGPLALLDAV is encoded by the coding sequence ATGCCCCCATCACGGCGATCGACGCTCAAGGCGCTGGGTGCAGCCGGCGGGTTGGCTGCGATGAGTAGCACCGTACTGGCGACCGGTGAGTACGAAGACGACGAACGGGAGCCGAAAGACGTTCCCGACGAACGCGACGAGTACGAGGACGCACTCGACCGGATTCCGGAGTCGGCCGTCAGAGTCGCGCACTTCTCGCCCGACGCGCCCGACGTGGACGTCTACCTCGACGGCGAGCTCGTCCTCTCGGAGTTCGCCTACGAGGAGGTCTCGCCCTATCTCGAGATCGAACCGGGAACGTACACGGTGACGATCACGGCCGCTGGCGACCCCGACACGGTCGCCTTCGAGGGCGACGTCTGGTTCGGCCGGGCGTTTTACACCGTCGCGGCGATCGGCGAACTCGGCGCGGAGACGTTCCGGCCGCTCGTGCTCGTCGACGCGAGCGCGGTACTCGTCCGACTCGTCCACGCCTCGCCCGATGCTCCGGCGGTCGACATCTACGTCAACGACGGCGAGACGCCGATCATCGAGAACGTCTCCTTCGGTCAGGCGACCGACTACGTATCGCTCCCGGCCGGCACGTACACGGTCGACGTGCGTCCCGCAGGCGATCCGGAGACGACCGTCTTCTCCTTCGAGGCCACCCTCGAGCGCGGAACGGTCGCGACGGCGTACGCGGTCGGCTACCTCGAGCCACCCGAGGGTCTCGAAGACCGGGCGTTCGACGTCCAGGTCGTCCCCGACGGACCGCTGGCCCTGCTAGACGCAGTCTGA
- a CDS encoding (2Fe-2S)-binding protein has translation MSTDSTGSDDGPVTEEITITVNGTDVTAAVEPRLKLSDFLRYECDQHGVRVGCEHGVCGACTVQQDGRTVKSCLSYAVQADGAEIETVEGLAAEDGSLHPIQEAFHETHALQCGFCTSGFVMAAKELLEENPDPSREEIETGLADNICRCTGYQNIYEAVERAAERMEE, from the coding sequence ATGAGTACAGATAGCACAGGGAGCGACGACGGACCCGTGACCGAGGAGATCACGATCACCGTCAACGGCACCGACGTGACTGCGGCGGTCGAACCTCGACTGAAGCTCTCGGACTTTCTCCGCTATGAGTGTGATCAACACGGCGTTCGCGTCGGCTGCGAACACGGCGTCTGTGGCGCCTGCACCGTCCAGCAGGACGGCCGAACGGTGAAGAGCTGTCTCTCCTACGCGGTGCAGGCCGACGGCGCAGAGATCGAAACTGTCGAGGGGCTCGCAGCCGAGGACGGCTCGCTCCATCCGATCCAGGAGGCGTTCCACGAGACGCACGCGCTCCAGTGTGGATTCTGCACGAGCGGCTTCGTCATGGCGGCGAAGGAACTCCTCGAGGAGAACCCCGATCCCAGCCGCGAGGAGATCGAGACCGGACTCGCCGACAACATCTGTCGCTGCACCGGCTATCAGAACATCTACGAGGCGGTCGAACGCGCCGCAGAGCGGATGGAGGAGTGA
- a CDS encoding MutS-related protein: MDLESIPGVGEKTARALADLDDPERALRTGDVATLAEAPGLTQGRAARIARGAIRREHDDPGGFLATDRAREVYRAVLELLEERTVTRYAACRLETLYPSARRSRIEEVQAFAREALEHDPQPDVLEALSGVEPLDDAGDVRVRDRCLATTDAERYSEAREAIPELSVEVVEDARDLAELARGYATVIALDESFAGVDVEGDVQVRPDALEHPAEIVPERPLAFFARNRESLRAAAAVHRAAGLEADCDLEALEAGLERLGPDGTVAGDEELDRLTTAVDDLDAAAGTAERVANDRLREAIREQDVTIEGADLLSLVERGAGVDSLLSRELADEYAVAVDAAREHLIDALDLDPGEAELARRAFRDEPTFPVERDEDAISRLREELTAARERRAARLKRELGADLAAQREGAERLVREALELDVEYAITRFARDFGCTMPTVVDEEGFGFEIRGGRSPLLEEPLEEIDPVDYAVSGVALLSGVNSGGKTSTLDLVASVVVLAHMGLPVPAESVRIERFDDLHYHAKSQGTLDAGAFETTVRQFADLAAGGDGSLVLVDELESITEPGASAKIIAGILEALEANGATAVFVSHLAGEIREMAGFDVTVDGIEAVGLENGKLVVERSPVKNRLARSTPELIVEKLADEHGDEFYDALLEKFA; encoded by the coding sequence ATGGACCTCGAGTCGATTCCGGGCGTCGGCGAGAAGACCGCCCGCGCACTCGCCGACCTCGACGATCCCGAGCGCGCCCTCCGGACGGGGGACGTGGCGACGCTCGCGGAGGCACCGGGACTCACGCAGGGACGGGCCGCGCGGATCGCGCGCGGGGCGATCCGGCGGGAGCACGACGATCCCGGGGGCTTCCTCGCGACCGACCGCGCGCGGGAGGTCTACCGCGCGGTCCTCGAGTTGCTCGAGGAGCGGACGGTCACCCGCTACGCCGCCTGCCGACTCGAGACGCTGTACCCGAGTGCTCGCCGGTCGCGCATCGAGGAGGTACAGGCCTTTGCCCGGGAGGCCCTCGAGCACGATCCGCAGCCGGACGTCCTCGAGGCGCTGTCGGGCGTCGAGCCGCTCGACGACGCGGGCGACGTGCGCGTCAGGGATCGCTGCCTGGCGACGACGGACGCCGAACGGTACAGCGAGGCGCGAGAGGCGATTCCCGAGCTCTCCGTGGAGGTGGTCGAAGACGCCCGCGACCTCGCGGAGCTCGCCCGCGGCTACGCGACCGTGATCGCGCTGGACGAGTCGTTCGCCGGCGTCGACGTCGAGGGTGACGTCCAGGTTCGACCCGATGCCCTCGAGCACCCGGCGGAGATCGTCCCCGAGCGCCCGCTGGCCTTTTTCGCCCGCAATCGGGAGTCGCTTCGCGCGGCCGCCGCGGTCCACCGTGCGGCGGGGCTCGAGGCCGACTGCGACCTCGAGGCGCTCGAGGCGGGACTCGAACGCCTCGGCCCCGACGGGACGGTCGCGGGCGACGAGGAGCTCGATCGCCTCACGACGGCGGTCGACGACCTCGACGCGGCCGCGGGGACGGCCGAGCGCGTCGCGAACGACCGGCTGCGGGAGGCGATCCGCGAGCAGGACGTCACCATCGAGGGCGCGGACCTGCTCTCGCTGGTCGAGCGCGGGGCGGGCGTCGACTCGCTGCTCTCCCGTGAGCTCGCCGACGAGTACGCTGTGGCGGTCGACGCCGCCCGCGAGCACCTGATCGACGCGCTCGACCTCGATCCCGGGGAAGCGGAACTCGCCCGGCGGGCCTTCCGCGACGAGCCGACGTTCCCGGTCGAGCGCGACGAGGACGCGATCTCGCGGCTGCGCGAGGAGCTGACGGCGGCGCGAGAACGACGGGCCGCCCGGCTCAAGCGCGAACTGGGGGCCGACCTCGCGGCCCAGCGAGAGGGGGCCGAACGGCTCGTCAGGGAGGCCTTAGAGCTCGACGTCGAGTACGCGATCACCCGGTTCGCCCGCGACTTCGGCTGTACGATGCCGACAGTCGTCGACGAGGAGGGATTCGGCTTCGAGATTCGTGGCGGGCGGTCACCGCTGCTCGAGGAACCGCTCGAGGAGATCGACCCGGTCGACTACGCGGTGTCGGGCGTCGCGTTGCTCTCGGGGGTCAACAGCGGCGGGAAGACCTCGACGCTCGATCTCGTGGCGAGCGTGGTCGTGCTCGCGCACATGGGGCTGCCCGTCCCGGCCGAGTCGGTCCGGATCGAACGGTTCGACGATCTGCACTACCACGCCAAGAGCCAGGGAACCCTCGACGCCGGGGCGTTCGAGACGACCGTCCGGCAGTTCGCCGACCTCGCCGCGGGCGGGGACGGCTCGCTCGTGCTGGTGGACGAACTCGAGAGCATCACCGAACCCGGCGCGTCGGCGAAGATCATCGCTGGCATCCTCGAGGCGCTCGAGGCGAACGGCGCGACGGCGGTGTTCGTCTCCCACCTGGCGGGCGAGATCCGCGAGATGGCTGGCTTCGACGTGACGGTCGACGGCATCGAGGCCGTCGGGCTCGAAAACGGTAAGCTCGTCGTCGAGCGCTCGCCGGTGAAAAATCGCTTAGCGCGCTCGACGCCCGAGCTCATCGTCGAGAAACTGGCCGACGAACACGGCGACGAATTCTACGACGCTTTACTCGAGAAGTTCGCGTGA
- a CDS encoding ORC1-type DNA replication protein, protein MVDDPEEGMLSWDESVFRNEHVFEIDFVPETFKHRETQVESLTYALRPAVRGSRPLNVLIRGPPGTGKTTSIQKLFDEIGAQTSDVRTIRVNCQVNATRYSVFSRLFEGTFDYEPPSSGISFKKLFGQIAEKLVDEDRVLVVALDDVNYLFYENEASDTLYSLLRAHEEYPGAKIGVIVVSSDPTLEVIDELDTRVQSVFRPEDVYFPVYDSPEVVDILAERVERGFHDGVISRSTLEYVADLTAESGDLRVGIDLLRRAGLNAEMRASRVVERKDVEKAYETSKYVNLSRSLSALSENERTLLRVVAEHDGEQAGDIYEVFAEETDLGYTRYSELVNKLDQLGLIEAEYAEIDGRGRSRSLSLTYERDAVLDRLE, encoded by the coding sequence ATGGTCGACGACCCCGAGGAGGGGATGTTGTCGTGGGACGAATCCGTGTTCCGGAACGAACACGTCTTCGAGATCGATTTCGTCCCCGAGACGTTCAAACATCGCGAGACGCAGGTGGAGAGTCTCACCTACGCGCTCCGGCCGGCGGTTCGCGGATCGCGGCCGCTCAACGTGTTGATTCGGGGGCCGCCCGGGACTGGCAAGACGACCTCCATCCAGAAACTGTTCGACGAAATCGGTGCGCAGACGAGCGACGTTCGCACGATCCGCGTCAACTGCCAGGTCAACGCGACGCGCTACTCGGTGTTCTCGCGGCTGTTCGAGGGGACGTTCGACTACGAACCACCCTCCTCTGGCATCTCCTTTAAGAAGCTGTTCGGCCAGATCGCCGAGAAACTCGTCGACGAGGATCGGGTGCTCGTCGTCGCCCTCGACGACGTCAACTACCTCTTCTACGAGAACGAGGCTTCCGACACGCTCTACTCGCTGTTGCGAGCTCACGAGGAGTATCCCGGTGCGAAGATCGGCGTCATCGTCGTCTCCTCCGATCCGACCCTCGAGGTCATCGACGAACTCGACACGCGCGTCCAGAGCGTCTTCAGACCCGAGGACGTCTACTTCCCGGTGTACGACAGCCCGGAGGTCGTCGACATACTCGCCGAGCGGGTCGAGCGCGGCTTCCACGACGGCGTCATCTCGCGGTCGACCCTCGAGTACGTCGCCGACCTGACGGCCGAGAGCGGCGACCTCCGGGTTGGGATCGACCTGCTGCGCCGGGCGGGGCTGAACGCCGAGATGCGCGCGAGCCGCGTCGTCGAACGCAAAGACGTCGAGAAAGCCTACGAGACCTCGAAGTACGTCAACCTCTCGCGGAGTCTCTCCGCGCTGAGCGAGAACGAACGAACCCTCCTCCGGGTCGTCGCCGAACACGATGGCGAGCAAGCCGGCGACATCTACGAGGTGTTCGCCGAGGAGACCGACCTCGGCTACACCCGGTACTCCGAACTCGTCAACAAGCTCGACCAGCTCGGCCTCATCGAGGCCGAGTACGCCGAGATCGACGGGCGTGGCCGGTCGCGATCGCTCTCGCTCACCTACGAGCGAGACGCCGTCCTCGATCGACTCGAGTGA
- a CDS encoding dihydroorotase has protein sequence MVEETADLRVVNARVITQHGTISGGVAARDGVIVAVGDESNLPEAAEEIDAEGNYLIPGFIDPHVHWGLSRYEFEYHEGLEHDFETETRGAVHGGVTSVVNFLLQKERYLPDMDFFKRAGEENSYIDFAYHAIVHQDHHIEEIEGLAEEGIRSYKVFFNWYKHASPELGIDHSDAGRTYKVLNRVADIPGGVVMFHAENEDLAIERRKELQAEGRNDLQAWSESAPNICEAMQIEQIGRLTEYTDSRAYIVHMSTGEGVDICERFQKKGVNLHAETLPAFLSHTYERDDLGVWGKISPPLRGEASKKRLWEGLRTGVVDTVGTDHCPHKIEFKEKGEGKHGDIWEAIPGDSNGIEYFLPVMMSEGVNKNRLSMERVVEVCSTNNAKRFGLYPRKGVIAEGSDADMVIVDLEKSAVVDDDFYHTMEPRYSTFHGQELTGLPTHTIVGGEVVVEDGELLVEPGDRNYLGRGPEGVDLE, from the coding sequence ATGGTCGAAGAGACTGCAGACCTTCGAGTGGTCAATGCGCGAGTCATTACCCAGCACGGAACGATCAGCGGCGGCGTCGCAGCGAGAGACGGCGTCATCGTCGCCGTCGGCGACGAATCGAACCTTCCCGAGGCCGCAGAGGAGATCGACGCCGAGGGGAACTACCTGATTCCCGGCTTCATCGACCCCCACGTCCACTGGGGGCTCTCGCGATACGAGTTCGAGTACCACGAAGGACTCGAGCACGACTTCGAGACCGAGACGCGCGGAGCGGTCCACGGCGGCGTAACCTCCGTCGTGAACTTCCTCCTGCAGAAAGAGCGGTACCTGCCGGACATGGACTTCTTCAAACGCGCGGGCGAGGAAAACTCCTACATCGACTTCGCGTATCACGCGATCGTCCACCAGGACCACCACATCGAGGAGATCGAGGGGCTTGCCGAGGAGGGGATCCGCTCGTACAAGGTCTTCTTCAACTGGTACAAGCACGCCTCCCCGGAACTCGGCATCGATCACTCCGACGCCGGCCGGACGTACAAGGTGCTCAATCGCGTCGCCGACATCCCTGGCGGCGTCGTGATGTTCCACGCCGAGAACGAGGACCTTGCGATCGAGCGCCGCAAGGAGCTCCAGGCCGAGGGCCGAAACGACCTGCAGGCGTGGTCGGAGTCGGCGCCGAACATCTGTGAGGCCATGCAGATCGAGCAGATCGGCCGGCTCACCGAGTACACCGACTCGCGGGCGTACATCGTCCACATGAGCACGGGCGAGGGCGTCGACATCTGTGAACGCTTCCAGAAGAAAGGTGTCAACCTGCACGCGGAGACGCTGCCCGCGTTCCTCAGCCATACCTACGAGCGGGACGACCTTGGCGTCTGGGGGAAGATCTCGCCGCCGCTCCGCGGCGAGGCGAGCAAAAAACGGCTCTGGGAGGGGCTTCGAACGGGCGTCGTCGACACCGTCGGCACCGACCACTGTCCGCACAAGATCGAGTTCAAGGAGAAAGGCGAGGGCAAACACGGCGACATCTGGGAGGCGATTCCGGGCGACAGCAACGGCATCGAGTACTTCCTGCCCGTGATGATGAGCGAAGGCGTGAACAAGAATCGCCTGAGTATGGAGCGCGTCGTCGAGGTCTGTTCGACCAACAACGCGAAACGCTTCGGCCTCTATCCCCGCAAGGGCGTCATCGCCGAGGGGTCGGACGCCGACATGGTCATCGTCGACCTCGAGAAGAGCGCCGTCGTCGACGACGACTTCTACCACACGATGGAGCCGCGGTACTCGACGTTCCACGGCCAGGAGCTGACGGGACTGCCGACGCACACCATCGTCGGCGGCGAGGTCGTCGTCGAGGACGGCGAACTCCTCGTCGAGCCCGGCGACCGGAACTACCTGGGACGCGGCCCGGAAGGCGTCGACCTCGAGTAA